A genomic region of Spea bombifrons isolate aSpeBom1 chromosome 9, aSpeBom1.2.pri, whole genome shotgun sequence contains the following coding sequences:
- the LMNA gene encoding lamin: protein METPGHKRTTRSAQSSTPLSPTRITRLQEKEDLQDLNDRLAVYIDKVRSLESENAGLRLRITESEEVVSREVSSIKGAYETELADARKTLDSVAKERARLQLELGKIRDEYKDLKARNSKKEADLLAAQARLKDLEALLNSKDANLTTALSEKRTLEAELRELRGQLSKLEGALADTKKQLQDEMLRRVDAENRNQTLKEELEFQKNIYSEELRETKRRHETRLVELDSGRQREFESKLADALQEMRGEHEGQINLYKEELEKTYNAKVENFKQSAERNSNLVGEAHEEIQQSRIRIDSLSAQLSQLQKQLAAKEARLRDLEDALTRERDSSRRILSEKDKEMAEMRARMQQQLDEYQELLDIKLALDMEIHAYRKLLEGEEERLRLSPSPTSHKRTSRTSVAHSAAHSSSSASKKRKLDGGESRSTTYTQHARTSGKVSVEEVDQEGKFVRLKNKSSEDQSLGSWQIKRQIGEETPIVYKFPPRTTLKAGQVMTIWAAGAGVANNPPSDLVWKSQNSWGTGDSIRTALLTSSNEEVAMRKLVRTVVNDEDDDDEDDDDDEDVHHHHHHHQDGHNSTGDPGEYNLRSRTIMCTTCGRPADKGGAQNSGIAGGASSSSSSSVTLTRTYRSMGGAGGGSGLGESLVTRSYILGNGDQRAQVSPQSCSIM, encoded by the exons ATGGAGACCCCAGGTCACAAGCGGACAACCCGGAGCGCCCAGTCCTCCACGCCGCTCTCCCCCACCCGGATCACCCGGCTGCAGGAGAAGGAGGACCTGCAGGACCTCAACGACCGCCTGGCCGTTTACATCGACAAGGTGCGTTCCCTGGAGTCTGAGAACGCGGGGCTGCGGCTGCGCATCACCGAGTCCGAGGAGGTGGTGAGCCGGGAGGTGTCCAGCATCAAGGGAGCGTACGAGACGGAACTGGCCGATGCCCGCAAGACCCTGGACTCCGTGGCCaaggagagagcccggctccaGCTGGAACTCGGCAAAATCCGCGACGAGTATAAGGACTTGAAGGCACG GAATTCCAAGAAGGAGGCCGACCTGTTGGCAGCCCAAGCCCGCCTTAAGGATTTGGAGGCTCTTCTCAATTCTAAGGACGCTAACTTGACCACAGCCCTCAGCGAGAAGAGGACTCTGGAGGCAGAGCTGAGGGAGCTCAGAGGCCAGCTTTCTAAG CTGGAGGGCGCTCTGGCCGACACCAAGAAGCAGCTACAGGATGAGATGCTTCGCCGAGTAGATGCAGAGAACCGAAACCAGACCCTCAAGGAGGAGCTGGAGTTCCAGAAGAATATCTACAGTGAG GAACTGCGAGAGACCAAGCGCCGCCACGAGACACGTCTGGTGGAACTCGACAGCGGACGCCAACGGGAGTTCGAAAGCAAGTTGGCAGatgccctgcaggagatgcGTGGCGAGCATGAGGGGCAGATCAACCTGTACAAGGAGGAGTTAGAGAAGACATACAATGCCAAG GTGGAGAACTTCAAGCAGTCGGCGGAGAGGAACAGTAATTTGGTAGGAGAGGCGCATGAGGAGATCCAGCAGAGCAGGATCCGCATCGACAGCCTGTCGGCTCAGCTCAGCCAGCTgcagaaacag CTAGCGGCCAAAGAGGCGAGGTTACGGGACCTGGAGGACGCCTTGACCAGGGAGCGAGACAGCAGCAGGCGAATCCTGTCTGAAAAAGACAAGGAGATGGCTGAGATGAGGGCGCGCATGCAGCAGCAGCTGGACGAGTACCAGGAACTGCTGGACATCAAGTTGGCGCTTGATATGGAGATCCACGCGTACCGCAAACTGCTAGAGGGGGAGGAGGAGAGGCTGCGTCTCTCCCCGAGCCCGACATCGCACAAGAGGACTTCACGAACCAGCGTGGCGCATTCTGCCGCCCAcagctcctcttctgcttcaaaGAAAAGGAAGCTGGATGGAGGAGAGTCAAGAAGCACCACTTACACTCAACACGCACGCACCAGCGGCAAGGTGTCCGTCGAGGAGGTCGACCAGGAAGGGAAGTTTGTTCGCCTGAAGAACAAATCCAGCGAG GACCAGTCACTCGGCAGCTGGCAGATTAAACGACAGATCGGAGAGGAAACCCCCATCGTGTACAAGTTCCCTCCACGTACCACGTTGAAGGCTGGGCAAGTGATGACG ATCTGGGCTGCTGGAGCTGGAGTGGCCAATAATCCTCCAAGTGACTTGGTTTGGAAGTCCCAGAACTCCTGGGGAACAGGCGACAGCATCCGCACCGCTCTGCTGACCTCCAGCAATGAG GAGGTGGCAATGCGCAAGCTTGTGCGCACTGTGGTCAACGACGAAGATGACGATGacgaggatgatgatgatgacgaggacgttcaccatcaccaccaccaccatcag GACGGCCATAATTCTACCGGAGACCCCGGAGAATACAACCTCCGCTCCCGCACCATCATGTGCACCACCTGTGGGCGACCCGCTGATAAAGGGGGCGCCCAGAACTCCGGGATAGCCGGCGGCGCAAGCAGCTCCTCTTCATCCAGCGTCACCCTTACCAGAACCTACCGCAGCATGGGAGGTGCCGGCGGGGGCAGCGGACTCGGGGAGAGCCTCGTCACCCGGTCTTACATCCTGGGTAACGGCGACCAGCGTGCGCAG GTCTCTCCGCAGAGCTGCAGTATAATGTAA
- the DEDD gene encoding death effector domain-containing protein translates to MAHLKRRRDQAWPEESGDRAHGLYSLHRMFDIVGTHLTHRDVRVLSFLFVDVIDDYERGMIRSGRDFLLALERQGRCDETNFRQVHQLLRIITRHDLLPYVTLKRRKAVCPDLVDKYLEETSIHYVTPRTMSSSESSIEHPRTAAPPQHPMVCSPPTGHQICTKRPGRGRPSLSSQRKRRKSITPDPKEKQTCDIRLRVRAEYCQHETALQGNVFSNKQDPLERQFERFNQANTILKSRDLGSIICDIKFSELTYLDAFWRDYINGSLLEALKGVFITDSLKQAVGHEAIKLLVNVDEEDYEVGRQKLLRNLMMQSAL, encoded by the exons ATGGCCCACCTCAAACGGAGAAGAGATCAGGCCTGGCCGGAGGAGAGCGGGGACAGAGCGCACGGATTGTACAGCCTCCACCGCATGTTTGACATTGTGGGAACGCACTTGACGCACAGAGACGTGCGGgtcctctcctttctctttgtGGACGTTATCGACGATTACGAGCGGGGGATGATCCGCAGCGGCAGGGACTTTTTGCTGGCTTTGGAAAGGCAGGGCCGCTGCGACGAGACGAATTTCCGGCAGGTGCATCAGCTGCTCAGAATAATCACCCGGCACGATCTGCTTCCGTACGTCACGCTCAAGAGGAGGAAGGCAG TGTGTCCGGACCTGGTCGACAAGTACCTTGAGGAGACTTCCATCCACTACGTGACGCCGCGGACGATGAGCAGCTCGGAGTCCAGCATCGAGCACCCTCGCACCGCAG CACCGCCTCAACACCCCATGGTGTGTTCCCCTCCCACCGGGCACCAGATCTGCACTAAGAGGCCGGGCCGCGGAAGACCCTCGCTAAGTAGCCAAAGGAAAAGGAGGAAGTCCATCACGCCCGATCCCAAGGAGAAGCAGACATGCG ACATCCGCCTACGGGTACGGGCAGAATACTGTCAGCACGAGACAGCGCTTCAAGGAAACGTGTTCTCCAACAAGCAGGACCCTTTAGAAAGACAATTTGAGCGTTTCAACCAGGCCAACACCATCTTAAAATCCAGGGACCTCGGCTCCATAATCTGCGACATCAAATTCTCGGAGCTCACGTACCTGGACGCGTTCTGGCGAGACTACATAAACGGTTCCTTGTTAGAAGCTCTTAAAGGCGTCTTCATTACGGACTCCCTAAAGCAAGCCGTGGGTCACGAGGCCATCAAACTGCTGGTCAACGTGGACGAGGAAGACTACGAGGTCGGGAGGCAGAAATTACTTCGGAACTTGATGATGCAGAGCGCTCTGTGA